A region of Sphingomonas crusticola DNA encodes the following proteins:
- a CDS encoding O-antigen ligase family protein — MSKVSTPPLGTILFFVSLVGLALPLGLSNATCQILGAVLLLPFVWVCRRQAWVGAIVLFWLVSLWILRRNPADGNVWFQFMRSGAPLTMIVIFLVSYDTLSRKFSSVLSADRSISTRLMKGIVYIFPALQLIQVVAFKAGIPIANTVLFSIGDNTRVFLPQLFTSLMLVYFGVRSNRITIVGMAAVTILATGSKSAFACFVLLAFLALFHGKRLGAFSGRLFTIGIVGFFAIGTSALVLDRAHDYFRSDFSDITREWEISYAKEAFSADVTSVLFGVGVAKPLTPGALTEDPAWFENSRFDIENAYWSILAKLGVVGFGLILWLFSRLRMSGVVLALYVIELVVSLGSGYTFFGNFDGAFLIVWAALIEALLRPERRARPLTEASSHRSGAAAV; from the coding sequence ATGAGTAAGGTATCGACACCGCCGCTTGGCACGATATTATTCTTTGTTTCGTTGGTGGGACTCGCTCTTCCGCTTGGTTTGAGTAACGCGACCTGCCAGATACTCGGAGCAGTTCTTCTGCTCCCGTTTGTGTGGGTATGCCGTCGCCAGGCTTGGGTGGGCGCGATCGTGCTGTTCTGGTTAGTGTCTCTTTGGATACTGCGGCGAAATCCAGCCGACGGTAATGTCTGGTTTCAATTTATGCGGTCCGGCGCGCCGCTTACAATGATCGTGATTTTTCTAGTCTCCTATGACACTTTGTCACGTAAGTTCTCATCCGTCCTATCGGCAGATCGGTCGATTTCGACTAGACTGATGAAAGGGATAGTTTACATTTTCCCCGCGTTGCAGCTTATTCAGGTTGTAGCGTTTAAGGCAGGAATTCCGATCGCCAACACGGTATTGTTTTCGATAGGTGACAATACGCGGGTGTTTCTGCCGCAATTATTTACCAGCCTGATGTTAGTTTATTTTGGGGTGAGGTCCAACAGGATCACAATCGTCGGTATGGCGGCGGTAACTATCCTCGCCACAGGATCGAAGTCGGCATTTGCTTGCTTCGTTCTGCTGGCCTTTCTCGCTCTATTCCATGGTAAAAGGCTAGGTGCCTTCAGTGGCAGGCTGTTTACGATTGGCATCGTCGGCTTTTTTGCTATTGGCACTAGTGCTCTGGTTCTGGACCGGGCGCATGATTATTTTCGGAGTGACTTTAGCGATATCACTCGAGAATGGGAAATATCCTACGCAAAGGAAGCTTTTTCAGCCGATGTCACATCGGTACTTTTCGGGGTAGGCGTTGCTAAGCCTTTGACGCCGGGTGCACTAACGGAAGATCCTGCCTGGTTTGAAAACTCCCGTTTTGATATCGAAAATGCCTATTGGAGCATCCTGGCGAAGCTCGGGGTTGTGGGGTTCGGTCTTATCTTATGGTTGTTTAGCCGGCTCCGCATGAGCGGTGTGGTCCTTGCGCTCTATGTCATCGAGCTGGTCGTCTCTCTTGGCTCTGGCTACACCTTCTTCGGTAACTTCGATGGCGCGTTTTTGATCGTATGGGCAGCCCTTATCGAAGCCCTTCTGAGGCCGGAGCGCCGTGCGCGGCCATTGACTGAAGCTTCTTCTCATCGCTCAGGCGCTGCTGCTGTATAG
- a CDS encoding glycosyltransferase family 2 protein — MPLFSIVTVTYKNLAGLKRTAESVLNQVHSDYEWLIIDGGSQDGTLQYLESIDNDFINIVSEPDGGIFDAMQKGLNRSRGKYVIFMNAGDMFAGSEVLAKVRDAIGTSEPDIVYGDAIEEGVGSHYLKPARAPAANRYVLFTHHQAIFYRTARARAVGYDQSYRWSADWVFTIRMMVGATLLQVPIPICVFERGGVSQGDRHRRAMNAELFRIYLSEHRHGWFKSCLFWLAKVGTNRARKVFPNLYDKVRYKKKHQ; from the coding sequence TTGCCCCTCTTTAGTATCGTAACCGTTACCTATAAAAATCTGGCCGGACTTAAAAGAACCGCTGAATCTGTTCTCAATCAGGTCCACTCTGATTATGAATGGCTAATTATTGACGGCGGCTCCCAAGATGGGACGTTACAATATTTGGAATCGATTGATAACGATTTCATCAATATTGTTTCCGAGCCTGACGGTGGCATCTTTGATGCTATGCAAAAGGGATTGAACCGCTCACGCGGGAAGTACGTGATCTTTATGAACGCCGGCGACATGTTTGCTGGCTCGGAAGTACTTGCCAAAGTTAGGGATGCCATCGGCACATCTGAGCCCGACATTGTTTATGGTGATGCGATCGAAGAGGGCGTGGGAAGCCATTATCTTAAGCCCGCGAGAGCTCCAGCAGCAAACCGCTATGTTCTTTTTACGCATCATCAGGCGATATTTTATCGGACCGCACGGGCTCGGGCCGTCGGCTATGATCAAAGTTATCGATGGAGCGCCGACTGGGTCTTCACCATCCGAATGATGGTTGGCGCAACGTTACTACAAGTCCCTATCCCAATTTGCGTGTTTGAACGCGGTGGCGTCTCGCAGGGCGACAGGCACCGCCGAGCTATGAACGCGGAACTCTTTCGCATCTATCTGAGCGAGCATCGGCACGGATGGTTCAAGAGCTGCCTATTTTGGCTGGCTAAGGTGGGGACAAACAGAGCGCGAAAGGTTTTCCCAAACCTATACGATAAGGTACGATATAAGAAAAAGCACCAATAA
- a CDS encoding FkbM family methyltransferase: MLEKFVHRLARRLGVNLSRYTVVSDQYELLTYWGQQCQVDTLVDVGANVGQFSLRMIDAGWTGSILSVEPLSSAHAKLVEMAALTSRWKVAAPAALGATEGIATINVAGNSQSSSLLPMLRRHEQAAPDSSYVRTETVAVKTLPQVLTEAGLSGRFILKLDVQGFEGEVLKGAAPVLDRCPIVFTEMSLQPLYAGEPLFYELSATLIGMGYRCVNIKPGYFDQNKREVVQVDGTFVRD; this comes from the coding sequence ATGTTAGAGAAGTTTGTGCATAGATTGGCGCGACGCCTTGGGGTCAATCTGTCTCGATATACTGTCGTAAGTGACCAGTATGAGCTGCTGACTTATTGGGGGCAGCAGTGTCAGGTGGACACCCTAGTCGATGTGGGCGCTAACGTCGGGCAGTTCAGCCTCCGAATGATCGACGCCGGTTGGACTGGATCAATACTGTCGGTAGAACCACTGTCGAGCGCTCATGCCAAGCTCGTGGAAATGGCGGCGCTTACCTCAAGATGGAAGGTAGCAGCTCCAGCAGCTCTTGGCGCGACAGAAGGTATTGCGACAATCAACGTGGCCGGTAATTCGCAAAGCTCCTCGCTGCTTCCGATGCTTCGGCGCCACGAGCAAGCTGCGCCTGACTCGAGTTACGTCAGAACTGAAACGGTTGCGGTCAAAACGTTGCCGCAGGTGCTTACTGAAGCGGGTCTTTCCGGACGTTTTATCTTAAAGCTGGACGTCCAGGGCTTTGAGGGCGAAGTTTTGAAGGGCGCCGCACCCGTCCTTGATCGATGTCCGATAGTATTTACCGAAATGTCGCTTCAGCCATTGTACGCCGGGGAGCCCTTGTTTTACGAACTGAGTGCGACACTTATCGGCATGGGCTATCGATGTGTAAACATCAAACCTGGCTACTTCGATCAGAACAAGCGAGAGGTCGTACAGGTTGACGGAACCTTCGTCCGAGACTGA
- a CDS encoding FkbM family methyltransferase — MSLKLFIQRHPLLANVIGGDTGLYRRYRKRKEAVFYTSMARLAQRIDADVSVSLPNYGGSFLTPAESALLVRIARYGDYEPDVLAVLIAHLKPDRDFIDVGANIGLFAVAAASRLTSGRVLAIEPTSGAFNRLQQNIERNKAANIMAIKTAVSDHQGSIEIRQIVGREEYSTIGTMTHPSVVDAGAQVVTERVGMTTVDALVVEHGLRPGLIKVDVEGAELNVFKGSCETLLKWRPVIISEISEKMLSSLGGSRDDLVSFIEQQNYNVYSIEDHVADPRGRDGDIVCIPKD; from the coding sequence GTGAGCCTTAAACTATTCATCCAGCGGCATCCGCTTCTTGCCAATGTGATCGGGGGCGACACCGGGCTATACCGCAGATATCGCAAGCGGAAAGAAGCAGTATTCTACACTAGTATGGCCCGTTTGGCGCAGCGGATCGACGCCGACGTAAGTGTGTCACTGCCGAACTATGGAGGATCCTTTCTGACGCCGGCGGAGTCCGCGCTGCTTGTTCGAATCGCCCGATACGGGGACTACGAGCCCGATGTCCTGGCGGTCCTCATCGCACATCTTAAGCCAGACAGGGATTTCATCGACGTCGGCGCCAACATTGGGCTTTTCGCCGTTGCCGCGGCCTCGAGATTAACCAGCGGTCGGGTCTTAGCGATCGAGCCGACGAGTGGCGCCTTTAATCGGCTTCAGCAAAATATTGAACGTAATAAAGCAGCCAACATTATGGCAATTAAGACTGCGGTGTCCGATCACCAGGGATCGATCGAGATCCGCCAGATTGTGGGGCGGGAGGAATATTCCACAATTGGGACGATGACCCATCCGTCCGTGGTAGATGCCGGCGCGCAGGTTGTGACCGAGCGCGTCGGCATGACGACAGTCGATGCGCTGGTGGTTGAGCATGGGCTGCGCCCTGGGCTTATCAAGGTTGACGTTGAGGGTGCCGAACTTAACGTCTTTAAGGGTTCCTGCGAGACACTTCTAAAGTGGCGACCTGTGATTATCTCGGAAATATCGGAGAAGATGCTCAGTAGTTTAGGTGGAAGCCGCGACGATCTGGTTTCGTTTATCGAACAGCAGAATTACAACGTCTATAGTATTGAAGATCATGTCGCCGATCCGAGAGGAAGAGATGGCGATATTGTATGCATTCCTAAGGACTAA
- a CDS encoding glycosyltransferase, with amino-acid sequence MQIKILHLIASADPATGGPIEGILRQEEVTGGYGNAAIREIATLDAPGQRWAANYPVALHCLGDPGGRASRHNPIGWFLRHYGYTPRYIPWLQTNMHRFDVAIVHGLWNYCTFAAAQVLPKSGFPYFVFTHGMMDPWFRRRYPLKHIAKQISWTLVEGRLLRHARSILFTTQEERLLARKSFWGHPYRETVVGYGTASPPDSDPSAFARLIDLYPHLRSRKFLLFLSRIHEKKGCDDLLVAFAAVARDFPDVDLMIAGPDQQGRQPALVELAATLGIGSRVLWPGPLYGAEKWAAYRAADAFVLASHQENFGIVVAEALACGTPVLITDKVNIWREVEAAGAGIIAHDDPRSVEQQLRQWLALTPEARAEMRAAAERLFKERFCMAEIAPGILRNMRIILEEKKVHTGSIGAG; translated from the coding sequence ATGCAGATAAAGATTTTGCACCTTATCGCATCGGCCGACCCGGCGACCGGCGGCCCGATCGAAGGGATATTGCGTCAGGAAGAGGTCACGGGCGGCTATGGCAACGCGGCAATCCGTGAGATCGCGACCCTAGACGCGCCGGGGCAGCGGTGGGCTGCCAACTACCCGGTCGCGCTGCATTGCCTGGGAGATCCGGGCGGTCGAGCCTCGCGCCACAATCCGATCGGCTGGTTTCTGCGCCATTATGGATACACGCCACGGTATATTCCCTGGCTGCAAACGAACATGCATCGGTTCGACGTCGCCATTGTCCACGGTCTGTGGAACTATTGTACGTTTGCCGCCGCGCAGGTGCTGCCGAAAAGCGGCTTTCCTTATTTCGTCTTCACCCACGGGATGATGGATCCGTGGTTCAGACGTCGTTACCCGCTCAAGCACATCGCCAAGCAGATTTCGTGGACGTTGGTCGAAGGGCGGCTGCTACGGCATGCCCGGAGCATATTGTTCACGACCCAGGAAGAGCGCCTGCTCGCGCGGAAGAGTTTCTGGGGGCATCCGTATCGTGAAACCGTGGTGGGTTATGGCACCGCATCCCCGCCCGACAGCGATCCATCGGCTTTCGCGCGATTGATCGATCTCTATCCGCACTTGCGTTCGCGTAAGTTCCTGCTGTTCCTTAGCCGGATTCATGAGAAGAAGGGCTGCGACGATCTGCTAGTGGCGTTCGCGGCAGTCGCGCGCGATTTTCCGGACGTAGACCTGATGATCGCTGGCCCGGACCAGCAGGGACGCCAGCCCGCGCTCGTGGAGCTTGCGGCAACCTTGGGGATCGGCTCGCGCGTCCTGTGGCCGGGCCCGCTTTACGGCGCGGAAAAATGGGCGGCCTACCGCGCGGCGGACGCATTCGTGCTGGCGTCACACCAGGAGAATTTCGGGATCGTCGTGGCGGAGGCGCTGGCCTGCGGCACCCCGGTGTTGATTACCGACAAGGTGAATATTTGGCGCGAGGTTGAGGCGGCCGGCGCCGGTATCATTGCGCACGATGATCCGCGATCCGTGGAACAGCAGCTGAGACAATGGCTTGCCCTTACGCCGGAAGCCCGCGCGGAGATGCGCGCAGCGGCCGAGCGGCTGTTCAAGGAGCGGTTTTGCATGGCCGAGATCGCCCCCGGTATCTTGCGAAATATGCGGATTATCCTAGAGGAAAAAAAGGTCCATACTGGAAGTATCGGCGCCGGATAA
- a CDS encoding O-antigen ligase family protein has translation MTKIVWRTLLALLLLIPIPLGSFRAGPWSIAGIVVALLSVAWMVLVATGRLRLFWRVWLWPPAVMFAGVVLWIVIQIAWPAPPGLAHPIWDLTAATLGSPVHARISADPEAGCAALIRLLSAAMIFWLVLQFTRAREHAIELVHCFAVAAAAIALYGLVSFITGNHYLLFYTRWAYLNDVTGTFVNRNTYATFAGLGLLALVTLFVDTYRRAFRETDPTLSWIGRRQAAMAGWPTAYLVGALIDAMALLQSHSRMGFLASLAGFVTLLLLLSLSRQLRGRGSIVVIVILVAGAFYASGANTFDRIAAGETSGRPALIALTRSAIATAPLIGSGYGSFETVFPMYRDTTLPGQNYEMAHSTYLELAMEIGILAAVAMVLSLLWFTLIALVGVFRRERDRSLPAIAVAASVLVAVHSMLDFSLQIPGVQYIFAALLGLGVAQAFPMAESAQRPNVPRMKVRETR, from the coding sequence TTGACCAAGATCGTTTGGCGCACGCTGCTTGCGCTGCTCCTGCTCATTCCCATTCCGCTGGGCAGCTTCCGCGCAGGGCCATGGAGCATCGCCGGCATCGTCGTCGCACTGCTCAGCGTGGCCTGGATGGTTCTGGTCGCAACCGGGCGGCTCCGCCTATTCTGGCGTGTGTGGCTGTGGCCGCCGGCGGTGATGTTCGCGGGCGTGGTGCTATGGATCGTCATTCAGATCGCGTGGCCGGCCCCCCCCGGCCTCGCCCACCCGATTTGGGACCTGACGGCCGCCACATTGGGCAGCCCGGTTCACGCCCGCATCAGCGCCGATCCTGAAGCCGGCTGCGCCGCGCTGATCCGCCTCCTGTCGGCAGCCATGATCTTCTGGCTGGTCCTGCAATTCACCCGCGCGCGTGAGCACGCGATTGAACTGGTGCATTGCTTCGCGGTGGCCGCTGCGGCGATCGCGCTTTACGGCCTGGTGAGCTTCATCACCGGCAATCATTATCTGCTCTTCTACACGCGCTGGGCCTATCTCAACGATGTCACCGGCACATTCGTCAACCGCAACACCTACGCCACCTTTGCCGGCCTCGGCCTGCTGGCGCTGGTGACCCTGTTCGTCGACACTTATCGCCGCGCGTTCCGCGAAACCGACCCGACATTGAGCTGGATCGGCCGTCGCCAGGCGGCGATGGCGGGTTGGCCCACCGCCTATCTGGTCGGCGCGCTGATCGACGCCATGGCGCTGTTGCAGAGCCATTCGCGTATGGGCTTCCTGGCGTCCCTTGCCGGCTTCGTCACCTTGCTCCTGCTGCTCAGCCTGTCGCGCCAGCTGCGGGGGCGCGGATCGATCGTCGTCATCGTCATTCTCGTCGCCGGCGCATTCTACGCCAGCGGCGCCAATACGTTCGACCGGATCGCCGCCGGTGAGACGAGCGGCCGACCCGCGCTGATCGCACTCACCCGCAGCGCCATCGCCACCGCGCCGCTCATCGGCAGCGGCTATGGCAGCTTCGAAACTGTGTTCCCGATGTATCGCGACACGACCTTGCCGGGGCAAAATTACGAGATGGCGCACAGCACCTATCTCGAACTCGCCATGGAAATCGGCATCCTGGCCGCGGTCGCTATGGTGCTGAGCCTGCTCTGGTTCACCCTGATCGCCCTAGTCGGCGTGTTCCGGCGCGAGCGCGATCGTTCGCTGCCGGCGATCGCGGTGGCGGCGTCTGTGCTCGTCGCGGTTCATTCGATGCTGGATTTCAGCCTGCAGATCCCCGGCGTGCAATATATCTTCGCAGCGTTGCTGGGGCTGGGGGTGGCGCAGGCATTCCCGATGGCTGAATCAGCACAACGCCCGAACGTACCGAGAATGAAAGTGCGTGAGACGCGGTAG
- a CDS encoding GumC family protein: MYMPSLAGSTGVVEREPGSGIFGNDNPGIDLSGLILFLRRRWKVIIGTAIVVAILTTLALLQVKPRYSATASVAVQTQKTQVVNIQDVMSGLAPDQATMETQASILRSRRLAGLVVDKLHLDQEPEFNPAVRKQEAFSLLNPGTWFGTRKEAAKQELSPVEAARQRASLVGRVAGAITVAAVPRSYVLTVTATSQSPQLAAQIANTLADIYITDGIAAKYDATKKASAYLAQRVDELRSQAVATDRAAEGYRARAGLVGSDQGSTIASQQMSQLNSQLITARAERAAKEAQLQQLRRLRAGGGDGGVEASGAILQSPLIQQLRSQEGEVVRKIGELRSTYGERHPKIINAEAELRDLRAKISDEVGKVAASTANDVAIERARESTLASSLGQVENAVSAGGTAGVRLRELQRESDANKSIYEVFLNRLKETNQQVDLQQADARVVSGADIPLSASFPKVSQTLAVAILLGLLGGGALAFALERLDNTVRSANLLENIGGGATLAFLPTIKTGLERPEDIVLERPASMVPEALRTLRSSLALADVDNPPQMVMLSSSVPGEGKTFTSVGLARVSAQAGAKTILLDCDTRHPRVHKALGFENEIGLVQVLSGASTFEEALYLDEATGLHVLSAGKGAVNPADMLRSDQMMRLLQRLRNEYKFIVIDSPPFAPLTDSQILAKVVDKMILVVRWGETPLPVVQATIRQLRRVGAPLAGSVLSQVNVLRHAKYGFGDYGYHYSKYSEYYGTAS; this comes from the coding sequence ATGTATATGCCGTCGCTGGCCGGTTCCACCGGCGTGGTTGAGCGCGAGCCCGGAAGCGGCATTTTCGGGAATGACAATCCTGGGATCGATCTTAGCGGATTGATTCTATTCCTGAGGCGTCGCTGGAAGGTGATCATCGGTACCGCGATTGTGGTCGCGATACTGACGACCCTTGCTCTTCTTCAGGTCAAGCCGCGCTATTCCGCGACGGCGTCGGTTGCGGTACAGACCCAAAAGACCCAAGTGGTCAACATCCAGGACGTGATGTCCGGCCTCGCGCCGGACCAGGCGACCATGGAGACCCAGGCGTCAATTCTTCGGTCACGCAGGCTGGCGGGCCTGGTCGTGGACAAGCTCCACCTGGATCAAGAGCCTGAATTCAATCCGGCGGTGCGCAAGCAGGAAGCCTTCTCCCTCCTCAATCCGGGTACATGGTTCGGAACGCGTAAAGAGGCGGCCAAGCAGGAGTTGTCCCCGGTTGAGGCAGCCCGGCAGCGCGCTAGCCTGGTAGGCCGGGTTGCCGGCGCGATCACGGTGGCGGCGGTTCCGCGTTCCTATGTGCTTACTGTGACGGCGACATCGCAGTCTCCGCAGCTGGCGGCCCAGATCGCGAATACGCTGGCAGATATCTATATTACCGACGGCATCGCCGCCAAATATGATGCAACCAAGAAGGCGTCCGCCTATCTCGCACAGCGCGTCGATGAACTGCGCTCGCAGGCTGTTGCTACCGATCGCGCCGCAGAAGGTTATCGCGCGCGGGCTGGCCTGGTCGGCTCCGACCAAGGCTCGACTATAGCAAGCCAGCAAATGTCGCAGCTCAATTCCCAGCTCATCACCGCACGAGCGGAACGCGCCGCGAAAGAAGCGCAACTTCAGCAGCTGCGGCGACTTCGCGCCGGCGGTGGAGACGGCGGCGTTGAGGCATCGGGTGCGATCCTTCAGTCGCCGCTGATTCAGCAGCTGCGCAGCCAGGAAGGCGAAGTCGTCCGCAAAATCGGCGAGCTGCGCTCTACCTATGGCGAGCGGCATCCGAAGATCATCAACGCGGAAGCGGAGCTTCGGGATCTGCGCGCGAAGATCAGCGATGAGGTTGGTAAAGTCGCGGCTTCGACTGCGAACGACGTTGCGATCGAGCGTGCGCGTGAATCGACGCTCGCCTCGAGCCTAGGGCAGGTCGAGAATGCGGTCAGCGCCGGCGGTACCGCAGGTGTGCGCCTGCGTGAACTCCAGCGCGAGTCTGATGCCAACAAGTCCATTTACGAAGTGTTCCTGAACCGCCTCAAGGAAACCAACCAGCAGGTCGATCTGCAACAGGCCGATGCGCGGGTCGTGTCGGGCGCAGACATCCCGCTCTCTGCCTCGTTTCCCAAGGTAAGCCAGACGCTCGCCGTTGCGATTTTGCTCGGTCTGCTGGGCGGTGGCGCTTTGGCGTTCGCGCTCGAGCGGCTCGACAATACGGTGCGAAGCGCGAACCTGCTTGAAAACATTGGTGGCGGGGCGACGCTGGCGTTCCTGCCGACGATCAAGACCGGCCTCGAGCGTCCGGAAGATATTGTTCTTGAGCGCCCGGCTTCGATGGTGCCGGAGGCGTTGCGGACATTACGCAGTTCGCTCGCTCTCGCCGACGTCGATAATCCGCCGCAGATGGTGATGCTTTCCTCGTCGGTCCCCGGCGAAGGCAAAACTTTCACGAGCGTTGGTTTAGCGCGCGTCTCGGCTCAGGCGGGTGCGAAGACCATCCTCCTCGATTGCGACACGCGCCACCCGCGGGTTCACAAGGCACTTGGGTTCGAAAATGAGATCGGGTTGGTCCAGGTTCTCAGCGGCGCGTCCACGTTCGAGGAGGCATTGTACCTCGACGAAGCGACCGGTCTGCACGTGCTATCGGCGGGCAAGGGTGCGGTAAATCCGGCTGACATGTTGCGCTCGGATCAGATGATGCGCCTGCTTCAGCGGCTGCGTAACGAATATAAATTCATCGTCATCGACTCACCGCCCTTCGCGCCGCTGACCGACAGCCAGATTCTGGCCAAGGTGGTCGATAAGATGATCCTGGTGGTCCGTTGGGGCGAAACCCCGCTGCCAGTCGTCCAGGCGACGATCAGGCAGCTGCGGCGCGTGGGCGCGCCCTTGGCCGGTTCGGTGCTCAGCCAGGTGAACGTGTTGCGCCATGCCAAGTACGGCTTCGGCGACTATGGCTACCATTATTCCAAATATAGCGAATATTATGGTACCGCGAGCTAG
- a CDS encoding outer membrane beta-barrel protein → MRFATYLAASTAFILASSAVAQTTDTAPVVNNTVVTQTALPTRTASQVLQDDDAARRALEPVGARFGSFTLFPKLETQLMYNDNIYALQNKTDDFIARISPQADLRGDFGTVTTALRAAVDRYQYFDNTSENRTDWSLGGNAQAEARRGLFIYGAGGYSKAHEDRGDPNASYTDRDPTKYNLTEAGAGISSDITRLSYGLDASYRKYNFADNRQISGAIVNNDDRDRSVSRIAGRVGLELSPGYRVLARGSYQKIGYDLNFDDAGYNRDSKEVRGTLGVQFELTRLLQGEVFAGYLNRTYKDPRFSDISAPVFGTSLTWLPTPLATVRLNIDRTVQETVVAGFRGFVSTSGSLSIDYEVLRTLILTADVRYGHDDYRGSRLVPTTRNDDNYGASVGGRYLFNRNLYGGITYDWSKKSSSFTGPGLEYNRNRITATLGLQL, encoded by the coding sequence TTGCGTCCTCTGCCGTTGCACAGACGACGGACACGGCTCCGGTCGTAAACAACACGGTCGTCACGCAGACGGCTCTTCCCACGCGCACCGCGTCGCAGGTGCTGCAGGATGACGACGCTGCTCGCCGGGCGTTGGAGCCGGTCGGGGCGCGGTTCGGATCGTTCACGCTGTTTCCCAAGCTGGAAACGCAGCTGATGTATAACGACAACATCTATGCGTTGCAGAATAAGACTGACGACTTCATCGCCCGGATAAGTCCCCAGGCCGATCTTCGCGGCGATTTCGGGACGGTCACGACCGCCTTGCGGGCGGCAGTCGATCGCTATCAATATTTCGACAATACGTCGGAAAACCGCACCGATTGGAGCCTCGGTGGCAATGCCCAGGCAGAAGCTCGGCGTGGTCTCTTCATCTATGGCGCAGGCGGCTACAGCAAAGCGCACGAGGATCGTGGCGATCCCAACGCGTCTTATACGGACCGCGATCCCACCAAATATAACCTCACCGAGGCGGGTGCCGGAATTTCGTCCGATATTACGCGTTTGTCTTATGGTCTGGACGCGTCTTACCGTAAGTATAATTTCGCGGATAACCGCCAGATCAGCGGCGCGATCGTTAATAACGATGACCGCGATCGTAGTGTGTCTCGCATAGCCGGCCGCGTTGGCCTCGAGCTGTCGCCTGGCTATCGCGTGCTGGCGCGCGGCTCGTATCAGAAGATCGGCTATGATTTGAATTTCGACGACGCCGGCTACAACCGTGACTCGAAGGAAGTGCGCGGCACGCTTGGTGTGCAGTTCGAGCTGACACGACTTCTGCAGGGCGAAGTGTTCGCCGGTTATCTCAATCGGACGTATAAGGATCCGCGCTTCTCGGATATCAGCGCCCCGGTATTTGGCACCAGCCTGACGTGGCTGCCGACGCCGCTTGCCACTGTGCGTCTCAATATCGATCGGACGGTGCAAGAAACCGTCGTGGCCGGCTTCCGTGGGTTTGTTTCAACCTCCGGTTCGCTGTCGATTGATTATGAGGTCCTCCGGACATTGATCCTCACTGCCGATGTCCGTTACGGGCATGACGATTACCGCGGAAGCCGGCTGGTTCCGACGACGCGCAACGACGACAATTATGGCGCTTCGGTGGGCGGGCGTTACCTGTTCAATCGCAACCTTTACGGCGGCATAACCTACGATTGGTCGAAGAAGTCTTCGTCATTCACGGGGCCAGGCCTTGAGTATAATCGTAACCGTATTACCGCGACGCTGGGGCTTCAGCTCTAA